Genomic DNA from Chanos chanos chromosome 6, fChaCha1.1, whole genome shotgun sequence:
AAAATTTCTGGCCCATGAACAATGCATAGTTTTGAAATCAGGCTCATTTGAGTTTGTAGTTACAGGCCTGCACAAGAGGGACCACACAGATTCAGACCTTCTGGGCTGCAGTCTACCTATATCTTAAACATCTATGGCATCTGAGGTGTTGTGGGAAGCAGTTACAACATAGTGTAGCATTCTGATGgaagttcattcattttcagctgAGATGTGCTTTACTACAGTACTGTTATTGTTGCATTGCATTCACTTTATTGAATATACTGAGTTTTATACAGAATTAGCTGGTTAGAGTGATTGTGCTTTAAATCATGCTCAGCTGCTCTGTGGCCATTAGCTGTTAATTGAGTTAGTCTTTCCTTGTGTGTTTCACATCAGTTTTATAGATGATATTGTAGTATGGCTCATGAACAGCTAAGGCATGATGGGAGCACTGGATTATCATAGGTTCCATGCAACAGTGTTAAGtctcactgcattacactgtTTAATATATTGAATAAGTAGAATGCCCTCTGCACTTTCACTTAATGGTAAGGTTTGATGGACTCACACTAATCAAGTTCACTGTGTAACGACCTTGTCTCCTCTCCATTCTTGTTTTACCATTCAGCTTTCAGCGTTGCCAACCTACTGTTCACTGGATGATCCTCCTGTCCGCTAATTATTGTTTGTACCTGTCTGTCCTGTTCCTTTTAGTTTGTCCTGCATCTGTTCAATAAACAATCTGAATTGCACATGCATTCAGCCTCCTCTGAAAGTCGtgacacactcactgttactGATCTTCTTCGATTACCTGTCTTAGCTGTATATGTGCCATTTAACTGTGCTTTCATCACTGAGAATCAGAGTGGTCTTAAGATTCTGTGAGAACAATGGTATGATTCATGAGAGGACTCTTCAATGGTTTAAGCATTAGGAGGAATTATACTGGTTTAAGTATAAGGAGAAATCACACTGGCAGAAATCCAAAATGGCACCATTATACttgttgtatgtttttttgttgttgttttgttttttgtacgtgtatgtcagtgtgtgtgtgtgtgtgtgtgtgtgtgtgtgtgtgtgcgtgtgtgtgtgtgtgcgtgaatgtgggtgtgttgttgaatgggttttttttatgcatgtatgtgagtgtttgttgtattttttttttgtgcatgtgtatgggtgtgtgttgtattttttgtgtgtgtgtgtgtgtatgggtgtgtgttgttgtttttttttgtgcatgtatgtgggagtgtgttGTTATGAACTGTTGTGAGTGTTGAATTTGaacttgggttagggttagttgaAACCTCTTGAATACAGTAGTTATTTATTGTTATACACATGTGGTGAtatgtgtctcctctctgtcccatGAGCTTCATGTGATACTTTCTTTATTAGCACTCTTTATTTACGGGATACATTCAAAGATCATTGTTTGGTTTACAACCCTTTACACATGACATATTGATTAACTTTGTCCTCGTTCATCCTCACTGGTTGCACATTAAAAGGATGGCCTCAAACTAGGTGGGACTAACAACATAATGTGCTTAAACAACATAATTAGctaacacaaagacacacgtGTATATTCCTACTGTAGAGTAACTATAAttctaattcatttttaatgacaacACAGTGCTGCCCGTGGCAATCAATGTGGGAattttcactaaaaaaaaaaaaaactttaaggGGCAGCCTGAGGGTTTCTTGACAGAGGAAGAACAAAGAattacaagggaaaaaaaacattaaaaacaaacaaaacaaaccaaaagcaaaGATAAAAGGATGGTATGACAATTTCAGTGCTCATTCTGCCccacaataatttttttttatatatgtaagaAAGCACAAAACTATAACATCAAACTGAAATAACATGaaagtgagcacacacacatacgcatagacacacatattTGTAAAGAATGAAGAGCAAATAAGAACATGACAAAAGTCCTACTGGAGATCACAGTTTGGGTATCACTAGTTTCCTTTATCAGAATTTGTCTTTGTATCCAGTTTCTGAGTGACTTTTTCAAAACAATCAGAGATTAAGCACTATTTAGAGGTAAAgtattagaaagagagagagagagaaagagagagagagagaaagagagagaatataattCTTAGGGACAACATTCTTAAGGAATACTTTGCACATGACCCCTTTTTggtttagtttcagtttttaCCACAGTGCTCAGCATCTTTTTGTGAGAAGTAATAAGGGAGGCATGGTGTTATATAGGATTACACAAGATTACACAGGAATAAAATCACTAACACTACATGGTGGGGCAGATACTGCACTATCGCAGAGCAGCAATGGTGAAAATTAATTTCCAACTGAATGACAACCATTATGATCATGACGCATTGTGTTTATGACTGCAGATAAGAATTTGGCAAAAAATAAGCAAATTGCACTGAAGAAATAGACACTACGGACCAATGTCTGCAAAAGTTGCTAAGGTAGATTTTTTCTAATTGAATATAGGTTTGTTAATTTGAAATCTGTGAGGTCCAATTTGAAATACAGATCTTGTCTTGCCTTGTCTAAATCACTCCCCAGGCCTTTTTTAAGACAATAGAGGGTGAAAAACCTGCTGTAACGACCTGAAAAGTTATTGTTCACATGGTTAGCATGATGAAATATCCCCTCTCCATTGTCTTCTTCAATTTGTTCACATGTTTCTGACTGAGTAAATTACGTGTCATCAGATCTTACAACCTCAGAACTGTCCCTGTTTGAATGAAGCTGTCAGGCCCATTGAAGGTAACAGATAGTGgatttgtgtttctgagttGGCAACCTTTGCCAGGCCTCAgtccacacactgttttaacagtgtttgaTCAGGGCCTGGTGCTCAGTCTCTTCACATTACATatatcatcaacatcatcagcCCAACAGCATCAGCACCACAGTCCTCTTAGGCTGGGCCATAGTGGTCACTTTCAAGGCTATTTAAAAGTGTCCATCTCTGGTCTTCACCCTTCCTGTTGGACGGGTGCCATGCTGGTTCGCTGccacacatcacatctctgtGTCGGCCACTGGGTTCTGGGTGGCAGAGTGGCCGTTGGTTTGAGGAGGCTGGCTTGCGGCATTCTCAGAGGAGTCTCCATTGATGGTGGGCTTGTCCAAGGGCTCCTGAGGATGGAGAGGAGTGACAGACACCAGCGTATTGCCCTGATTGATCTCGTCCACCTGGAAGGACTCCTCAGCCTAACAGGGTTTAGCAAAGTTGCTGATTAGTGCCTTCAATTCATgccagaggaaaaaagagcaaCCAGTACAATACCCTCCATActcactgaaaaatattcaaGCATGCAGTCAATACACAAACTTAACATGGCTAAACTTGTTCAGCAGAATGGTTAGTGTATTCTATATTGATATGAAGGGAAAGGGGTCCTATTTTACAGGGTAGGCAaatgtctgacagacagtgagaaagtgGGATGAGGTTTAACTtaagggtgtgagtgtgtggtgttgaaaGAAGGTCTGAGATTTGAGGCTTGACACTGAGTAAAAAGTTATCCGtttgtgaactgtgtgtattgGCATAAGGAGGCTGTGTCTcccggggaaacaccctgggtgtggcttctgtctgtctcagaatGTTCCGGaatgaataaacaacaaacagctaGCAGCTGTAACtggtgaggcagagagagatccCATAGATGAGTATAGcctctgtaagtgtgtgtgtgtgtgtgtgtgtgtgtgtgtgtgtgtttatcttctTTTCTGagccattttttccccttctgatTTTGTTTCCAGATTCCATTTCCATAATGAGTTCAGTATTGTAGATCACTGTAAATATTCAGTCATTGCAATCTATTATTTGATTGATAGTGAAAACATGCTACATAGGCAAAACCAAATGTACAGCTACTTAAGTGGAAATAGTTCCACAGACTGGGTTTCAGAGCCTGGCTCTGACTGAAATTGTGTcagtttattactttatttattttaccacaTTCACCACTGTAAAGATGCTGTAATGATGAAACTATTGAAAGCAGACCCATTTAAATATGCCTGTGATCTGTTGTGATTTTGTTCTACTCCCCACCCTGGTGTTTCACTAATCAGTCTCCTGTGATATCATGACAGTCCTGCCCAGATTTGGCtttgtttattcatgttttgGTCTTAGGTATTTGCCCTGTAGGTTGACTCTTGCTCCTCTTGAACTAAGTGGGCAAAGCTGGCTATGGTGATCAGCTAGTTGTAGTATTTCAAGGCGTTTTATGGGATCTGAAATCACATGGCCAAAAGAACCTGGGGAACTTTTATTGTGTAATCAGACCGTTTTGGAGCAGTTTGCTTTGCCACATCCTCTGTGGTGGATTCTGGATAagactgttttcctctctcctctgcaccCAACACTCTTCTtctcacacatcacaccacatcTTCTCACTGCATTAACCTTCTCTTCATCAAAATGGTAAGAAAAGATTTTGCTTGTTTAAGTTCTTGTTGTTTTCAATTTACTTTGGCACTGCGAGCATTAGCATCAAATTGAATGTTTTGCTTATGTATTTTAAATAGTATTTTAACTGGTGCCTGTTTGCACTTCCCAGAGTGCTTTTGTCAGTATCATTTTGCTGGTTGCCAGAAGCCCAGTTTGAGTAGAGTGTTTTGTAGTGGTATTCATTTCCATAATCACTCTGAGTAGATCACATGACAAATATTTTCACCTGTACAAGCAGAGCTACATCCTGTGATGGAGTTTCTATTGTATCATCCATAGATACTTCTACTTAGTTAATCCTTAAGCAACTCGTGGGCCTTCAACCCAGGTTTCCCTGAAGCAACtagatttcatttttatcagcCATTTCATCTCTTCGATTGACTGAGGAGTTTCACACTTGGTTTTCCCATAGATATCTTTGGCATTTCTGGTACCCAGGCAGGCAACCTCATCTCATATTATATCATACATTTATCTATGGcatgtgctgtgctgtatgtACTTTGGCCTCTGATGAACTCTCACCAGTCTATGTCCCTTTGACTGCGTGAGGTGGTTCTTGATGACATAGAAGGCAATGAGGAGGGCTGCCAGGATGAGGCCACAGAGTAGCACAGCGATCAGAACGGCCTTGGAATGCTTCCCCCAGCGAGGAACAGCATCCTCCACCccaacctgaacacacagaccacagcacaaacacacaatgaacacaCTCATGGGCGGAGCCAATACTGTACCGTCATCTTCTGTTACATCTTCTGTGTGCTGTGCTCTGGAGTTGCAGTGTGGGATGCAAAGTATAACACAAAGTAATGTAGCCCTGCTGGTCTGTGCCCATAACATCTTAAATGAGACATGTTTTACATCAGTGTAGTGTTAGAGACAATGGACTGACTTAGCTATGACTAATGCATAacttgtctgtgtgggtgtgtgctaGTGTCACTTAGTGTTGACACAAAAAGTATGGAACTTATTTCACCGAGTAATGAAGTATAACTTTACCTTGCCCATACttaattaaaaacagatgttgTTTCACTTTCGCCCAAATACTCTACATCTGTTGTATGTAACTGGTTCTGTTTCacaatctttgtttttgtgcctGACTATAATATGATGTTTGAGTTAAGCTCTGAACTTTTGATCCACACAATCTACTGTATCAGTCTAATAATTAAAGTACCTATGGTAACATCAGTCACCTTATCTTTGATGTTATCATTGTTGAACCTCTCTGCCATTCCTTTGGCATCATCTGCATGGCAAGAAAAAGGGAAGTCAAATCTtggtaaacacatacacagtgcaGGGGCCAAAGTTGAATATATGATAAATTATCTTTGTCAGTAGTGTGGTTCTTTGAAAAATGCAGACGAGATCTGATAAAGTTGGGTTTCTGATACattaatgtcagtattgtgttaCCAGGGTTTTACATTAGTCCTTTGCATTACTTTGACTCTATAGTGGAGACTGGTCTCACCTTGAATGTTTTGGCCATAGACAACAATTTCAGCAGAGTTGTCCTCCTGGTAGAGCTCCAGCTTGCAATCTTGCCCACACAGATGTTCCAGAACACTCTGAATTTTTGCTCTGGTGTCctcctacagaaaaaaaaggagacaggaaAAATGGCCTCATAAGAATTGCTGCAAACATCTAGTAACATTCCACAAATCTGTTGGTACAAACCAACAcagaactaaactaaaactgaattaaacttATTTAGACCCAAACAGAAGCATTTGAATCCCTAAATCAGCTAACTAAAtcagcatttttaaaaacatagttTTTACACCTTTACAAAGGTGCTTTGGAATGGAAAGCTTTATAATGTATTTTGATTGATAAGTTCCAAATGAAATACAGAGAGCTTTTCTGCATTGGACATGTTTTATCCTGAATCTTAAATGGTCCCTACTCCTGCAGTCAGCTTAAATAGAGCATGATTGTAATTGTCTGAAGAACAGTGAGAATGATCTGACTCACAAATAGCCACAGCAAAATCTCTATGATGCAAGACAGCAATCAAGACTCAACAGACTCAAAACAAAGCATGATATAATCTGGAAATCTGTATTTGCTAAATACCATTCAAATGCTAAAATACTCAGACTTAAGACACTGAATTCCATCATTGTCTTTGTGTCACtctttgagtt
This window encodes:
- the LOC115815230 gene encoding hematopoietic progenitor cell antigen CD34; its protein translation is MHVITGTTTVPMAVPFARGDMIEPTTAPADDNTQVQVFIFPTISMDLTAQPTQSERTDSPGPRGECTDGAVTDTDQRDNPGPTRRPDEPAVTPLGNVLCVNEAAVKDKDVVSLKLKAPSNCEDTRAKIQSVLEHLCGQDCKLELYQEDNSAEIVVYGQNIQDDAKGMAERFNNDNIKDKVGVEDAVPRWGKHSKAVLIAVLLCGLILAALLIAFYVIKNHLTQSKGHRLAEESFQVDEINQGNTLVSVTPLHPQEPLDKPTINGDSSENAASQPPQTNGHSATQNPVADTEM